The proteins below come from a single Mesobacillus jeotgali genomic window:
- the secA gene encoding preprotein translocase subunit SecA — MGILAKIFDQNKRDIKKLTKMADQIDALAGDMEKLSDDQLREKTEEFKNRYQNGESTDDLLIEAFAVVREGAKRVLGLYPYKVQLMGGIALHEGNIAEMKTGEGKTLTATMPVYLNAITGRGVHVITVNEYLASRDAVEMGKLYEFLGLSVGLNLNSMTKEEKQEAYRADITYGTNNEFGFDYLRDNMVLYSDQKVQRPLHFCVIDEVDSILIDEARTPLIISGSAQKSAALYIQANAFVRTLKREEDYTYDEKTKGVQLTEEGITKSEKAFGIENLFDIKHVTLLHHINQAMKAQASMHKDVDYVVQDGEIVIVDQFTGRLMKGRRYSEGLHQAIEAKEGLEIQNESMTLATITFQNYFRMYEKLSGMTGTAKTEEEEFRNIYNMNVVVIPTNRPIARDDRPDLIYASMQGKFKAVADDIAERHQAGQPVLVGTVAIETSEIISAFLSKKGIKHNVLNAKNHEREAEIIAEAGHQGAVTIATNMAGRGTDIKLGEGVKEVGGLAVIGTERHESRRIDNQLRGRSGRQGDPGVTQFYLSMEDELMRRFGSDNMKSMMERLGMDDTQPIQSKMVSRAVESAQKRVEGNNFDARKQLLQYDDVLRQQREIIYKQRDEVLESDNLRDIVERMIRSALERNVSAHTPAGEDMEKWDLNSIMDYVNGNLLHEGDITAENLRGKEADEIIEAIMAKVKERYNEKEEMLTDEQMREFEKVIVLRSVDSKWMDHIDQMDQLRQGIHLRAYGQIDPLREYQHEGFAMFENMVLSIEDDVAKYIMKAEIRSNLERQEVAKGHAVNPKEGEGGKVKKKPVVKSMDVGRNDPCICGSGKKYKNCCGKAE, encoded by the coding sequence ATGGGGATTTTAGCGAAAATTTTCGACCAGAATAAACGCGATATTAAGAAATTGACGAAGATGGCGGATCAGATTGATGCACTTGCAGGCGATATGGAAAAGCTGTCTGATGACCAGCTGAGGGAAAAAACGGAAGAGTTCAAAAACCGGTACCAAAACGGAGAGTCTACTGATGACTTGCTGATTGAAGCTTTTGCTGTCGTACGTGAAGGTGCCAAGCGTGTTCTTGGGCTTTACCCTTATAAGGTCCAGCTGATGGGTGGTATCGCCCTTCACGAGGGAAATATCGCCGAGATGAAGACTGGTGAAGGTAAAACCCTTACAGCGACAATGCCGGTTTACCTGAACGCGATCACTGGACGCGGTGTGCACGTTATCACGGTCAACGAATACCTTGCTAGCCGTGATGCCGTTGAAATGGGCAAGCTGTATGAGTTCCTTGGCCTTTCTGTCGGCTTGAACCTGAACAGCATGACGAAGGAAGAGAAACAGGAAGCTTACCGTGCAGATATCACATATGGTACGAACAACGAGTTCGGCTTCGACTATCTGCGCGACAACATGGTGCTTTACTCAGACCAGAAGGTTCAGCGTCCGCTGCACTTCTGTGTTATCGATGAAGTTGACTCCATCTTGATCGATGAAGCGCGTACGCCATTGATCATTTCAGGTTCTGCGCAAAAATCTGCTGCGCTTTACATTCAGGCGAATGCATTCGTGCGCACTTTGAAGCGTGAAGAGGACTACACTTATGATGAAAAAACGAAGGGTGTCCAGCTGACGGAGGAAGGAATCACGAAGTCCGAGAAGGCTTTTGGCATCGAGAACCTTTTTGACATCAAGCATGTGACATTGCTTCACCATATCAACCAGGCGATGAAAGCCCAGGCTAGCATGCACAAGGATGTGGATTACGTCGTCCAGGACGGCGAGATCGTCATCGTTGACCAGTTCACTGGCCGTCTGATGAAGGGCCGCCGCTACAGCGAAGGCTTGCACCAGGCAATCGAGGCAAAAGAGGGCCTTGAAATCCAGAATGAAAGCATGACGCTTGCGACGATCACATTCCAGAACTACTTCCGTATGTACGAGAAGCTTTCCGGTATGACCGGTACGGCGAAGACTGAGGAAGAGGAATTCCGCAATATTTACAATATGAACGTTGTTGTGATTCCAACGAACCGTCCGATTGCCCGTGACGACCGTCCGGATTTAATCTACGCATCGATGCAAGGGAAGTTCAAGGCGGTAGCCGACGACATTGCTGAACGCCACCAGGCTGGCCAGCCGGTCCTTGTTGGTACGGTTGCGATTGAAACTTCGGAAATCATTTCTGCGTTTTTATCTAAAAAAGGCATCAAGCATAATGTTCTGAACGCGAAAAACCATGAGCGTGAAGCGGAAATCATCGCTGAAGCCGGCCATCAGGGCGCGGTTACGATCGCGACGAACATGGCGGGCCGTGGTACGGACATCAAGCTTGGCGAAGGCGTTAAAGAAGTTGGCGGCCTTGCGGTTATTGGTACAGAGCGTCACGAGAGCCGTCGTATCGATAATCAGCTTCGTGGACGTTCCGGACGTCAGGGAGACCCTGGTGTGACTCAGTTCTACCTTTCAATGGAAGATGAGCTGATGCGCCGCTTCGGTTCTGACAATATGAAATCAATGATGGAGCGTCTTGGCATGGATGATACCCAGCCAATCCAGAGCAAGATGGTTTCCAGAGCCGTTGAATCTGCGCAAAAACGCGTTGAGGGCAACAACTTTGATGCCCGTAAGCAGTTGCTTCAGTACGATGATGTCCTTCGCCAGCAGCGCGAAATCATCTACAAGCAGCGTGATGAGGTTCTTGAATCTGACAACCTCCGCGACATCGTAGAAAGAATGATCAGGTCTGCATTGGAGCGCAATGTCTCTGCCCATACGCCAGCAGGCGAGGATATGGAAAAATGGGATCTGAACAGCATTATGGACTATGTGAACGGCAATCTGCTACACGAAGGCGACATCACTGCTGAAAACCTTCGCGGCAAAGAGGCGGATGAAATCATCGAAGCGATCATGGCAAAGGTGAAAGAGCGCTATAATGAAAAAGAAGAAATGCTGACAGATGAGCAAATGCGTGAGTTTGAAAAAGTTATCGTGCTTCGCTCGGTTGACTCAAAGTGGATGGACCATATCGACCAGATGGACCAGCTGCGCCAGGGTATCCACCTGCGTGCGTATGGCCAGATCGATCCACTGCGCGAATACCAGCATGAAGGCTTCGCGATGTTCGAAAACATGGTTCTTTCCATCGAAGACGACGTTGCGAAATATATCATGAAAGCTGAAATCCGCAGCAACCTTGAGCGCCAGGAAGTAGCGAAAGGCCACGCGGTAAATCCAAAAGAAGGCGAAGGCGGAAAAGTAAAGAAGAAGCCAGTCGTCAAATCAATGGATGTCGGCCGCAATGACCCATGCATCTGCGGCAGCGGCAAGAAATACAAAAACTGCTGCGGCAAAGCAGAATAA
- a CDS encoding DUF1028 domain-containing protein → MTFSIVGYDSQEKEWGIAVQSKFLGVGAVVPFAKAGVGAVATQSYANTAYGPQALELMAQGKSAEEVMELITKDDPDKEMRQVGLIDAEGNGATFTGTYCYDWAGGITGKHFAAQGNILVDENTVKAMAETFESKKGSLAHRLLQALNAGQQAGGDSRGQQSAALLVVKEKGGYGGYNDRYIDLRVDDHPDPITELIRIYGLQQLYFAKAKPENVVEVEGEVREAVVQHLKRLDYLKADPADNEELHKALTAYIHTENFEEREQEKGKIDLEVLEFMKNQ, encoded by the coding sequence ATGACATTTTCAATCGTAGGTTATGATTCGCAGGAAAAAGAATGGGGAATTGCCGTACAGTCGAAGTTCCTTGGAGTCGGGGCGGTTGTTCCGTTTGCGAAGGCTGGAGTTGGAGCTGTTGCTACTCAGTCATACGCAAATACAGCATATGGCCCGCAGGCGCTAGAGTTGATGGCTCAGGGGAAATCAGCTGAGGAAGTGATGGAGCTGATCACGAAGGACGACCCGGACAAGGAAATGCGCCAGGTCGGTTTGATTGACGCCGAAGGAAATGGTGCAACTTTTACAGGTACATATTGCTATGACTGGGCAGGCGGCATTACTGGAAAGCATTTTGCGGCACAGGGAAATATCTTAGTGGATGAGAATACTGTGAAAGCTATGGCTGAGACATTTGAGTCGAAAAAAGGCTCGCTTGCACACCGTTTACTCCAGGCCCTCAACGCCGGCCAGCAAGCTGGTGGCGACAGCAGGGGCCAGCAGTCGGCGGCACTTCTTGTCGTCAAAGAGAAGGGTGGATACGGCGGCTACAATGATCGTTATATCGATCTGCGTGTCGATGACCATCCGGACCCCATCACAGAATTAATCCGCATCTACGGCCTGCAGCAGCTTTATTTTGCCAAAGCAAAGCCTGAGAACGTAGTGGAAGTTGAGGGTGAGGTCAGGGAGGCAGTCGTACAGCATCTCAAGCGCCTTGATTACCTGAAGGCAGATCCAGCTGACAACGAAGAACTCCACAAAGCGCTAACTGCCTATATCCACACCGAAAACTTTGAAGAACGAGAGCAGGAGAAGGGCAAAATCGACCTCGAAGTTTTGGAGTTTATGAAAAATCAATAA
- the hpf gene encoding ribosome hibernation-promoting factor, HPF/YfiA family → MNYNIRGENIEVTPAIREYVEKKVAKLDRYFTESPNANVNVNLKVYQDKKSKVEITIPMKDLVLRAEETHEDMYAAIDLITDKLERQIRKHKTKVNRKFREKESLKDYAPIFTEVEQVEEDEDLEVVRTKSFDLKPMDSEEAILQMNMLGHSFYVFTNAETNQTNVVYKRNDGRYGLIEAQ, encoded by the coding sequence ATGAACTACAACATTCGTGGAGAAAACATTGAGGTAACGCCAGCAATCAGAGAGTATGTAGAGAAGAAGGTTGCGAAGCTTGACCGGTATTTTACCGAGTCACCCAATGCCAATGTGAACGTGAACCTGAAAGTTTACCAGGATAAAAAATCAAAAGTTGAAATTACGATTCCGATGAAGGACCTTGTGCTTCGCGCAGAGGAAACTCATGAAGATATGTATGCTGCGATCGATTTGATCACTGATAAGCTCGAGCGACAAATCCGCAAGCACAAAACAAAGGTCAACCGCAAATTCCGTGAAAAGGAAAGCCTGAAGGATTACGCTCCAATTTTCACAGAAGTTGAGCAGGTTGAAGAAGATGAGGATCTTGAAGTTGTCCGCACAAAGAGCTTCGATTTGAAGCCTATGGACAGCGAGGAAGCGATCCTGCAGATGAACATGCTGGGCCACAGCTTCTACGTGTTCACAAACGCTGAAACAAACCAAACAAATGTTGTTTACAAGCGAAACGACGGCCGCTATGGTTTGATTGAAGCTCAATAA
- a CDS encoding flagellar protein FliT, producing the protein MGPVSQFYARTAELISVLESADERDGKISRVEALLDERENLMNEIVPPFSPDEVEVGKKLILLNSKLMQLLQSEKFLIQKNIKNLQAKKESNSKYINPYENLSTDGVFYDKRN; encoded by the coding sequence GTGGGTCCGGTCAGCCAATTTTACGCGCGGACAGCGGAATTGATCTCCGTTCTTGAATCTGCAGACGAGCGCGATGGGAAAATCAGTCGTGTGGAAGCTTTGTTGGATGAACGCGAGAACCTGATGAACGAGATTGTTCCACCTTTTTCTCCCGATGAGGTAGAGGTCGGAAAAAAGCTGATTCTGCTGAACTCCAAGCTCATGCAACTTTTACAGTCTGAAAAGTTCCTGATTCAAAAGAATATTAAAAATTTGCAGGCCAAGAAGGAATCGAATAGCAAGTATATCAACCCTTATGAAAACCTTTCGACCGACGGCGTGTTTTACGACAAAAGAAATTAG
- the fliS gene encoding flagellar export chaperone FliS → MALNNPYQSYQQSSVNTASPGELTLMLYNGCLKFINLAKHAMAQKDIEMKNMNIIKAQKIVQELMVTLNMDLEVSQNMMSLYDYMNRRLIEANIKNEVAILEEVEGLVTEFRDTWKQVIQVNRQKQFGEGGRV, encoded by the coding sequence ATGGCATTAAATAATCCTTACCAGTCATACCAGCAATCATCCGTCAACACGGCTTCGCCGGGTGAGTTGACGTTGATGTTATATAACGGATGTTTGAAATTTATCAATCTGGCGAAACATGCAATGGCCCAGAAGGACATTGAAATGAAAAATATGAATATCATCAAGGCGCAAAAAATCGTTCAGGAACTGATGGTCACGCTGAATATGGATTTGGAAGTTTCACAGAATATGATGTCTCTTTATGATTATATGAACCGCCGTTTAATCGAGGCGAATATCAAGAATGAAGTAGCAATCTTGGAGGAAGTTGAAGGACTTGTAACGGAATTCCGCGATACATGGAAACAGGTCATCCAGGTGAATCGCCAGAAGCAGTTTGGCGAGGGCGGAAGAGTCTAG
- the fliD gene encoding flagellar filament capping protein FliD gives MVRIGGLASGMDIDSIVADLMKAERMPVNKLKQKKQVLEWRRDDYRTMNNLFLDFRKELTTMKLSSTFRVRTTSSTNDSRVSATANSSASQSSFSISSVRRLASAETVKNSGAIAGTGFDGSKPLVSQTFSNGLTFSNGVVESKTVKTTAEGTTVNLGLSATEIANLDPAKLSSWSVKVNGKSFEVVTGTPTAGKDQVQFDTSTGNLIFGNAISKDSSVAVEYVSKTKTETTSAITKDTQALQLTNGALDTITGLKLHIGTAAPENLTLEAVTGEPNSRRIMRGTEEVGVLDTVTGNIKVSDAMRTLAESTTDPIKLELTYDQKYTDFSVSSYKTGNVKVTENFLVKGNESLNQVINEVNSSNAGVTMFYDDFTKSMTMTRKETGDFNTAGNEIDFSGSFIENTLGFASGLVTTVGANAEFTINGLDTERTSNTFDMNGVTFTLKQTFNTSTEPALNTDPAITVNINNDTTKVFDNIKKFVDKYNELIDKIQKKTSETYYKDYQPLTDEQRESLSEKQQEQWEEKSKSGLLRRDSILTGALSQMRMDFYTPVENAEVSPLFNQLASIGITTSANYLEGGKLQINEAELKKAIEADPLSVEKLFNASGATDSQKGITQRLYDTANEIMDKLKAKAGNAFSTNQQFSLGKDLLSVDNQIKRFESRLTQVEDRYWRQFTAMEKAIQKANSQSAYLMQQFSM, from the coding sequence ATGGTAAGAATCGGCGGCCTTGCAAGCGGCATGGACATCGACAGTATCGTTGCCGACTTGATGAAGGCAGAACGGATGCCCGTTAATAAACTGAAGCAAAAGAAGCAGGTCCTAGAGTGGCGCCGGGATGATTATCGTACAATGAATAATCTTTTCCTGGATTTCCGGAAAGAACTGACGACGATGAAGCTATCATCGACCTTCCGGGTAAGGACGACATCCTCAACAAATGATTCCCGTGTTTCAGCGACTGCCAATAGTTCTGCCAGCCAATCGTCATTTTCGATTTCCAGTGTGAGAAGATTGGCCAGTGCGGAAACTGTGAAAAATTCAGGTGCCATTGCCGGCACAGGTTTTGATGGCAGTAAACCGTTGGTATCGCAAACTTTTTCAAATGGATTAACCTTTAGCAATGGCGTGGTGGAAAGTAAGACAGTGAAGACGACTGCAGAAGGTACAACCGTCAATCTTGGGCTTAGTGCAACTGAAATAGCCAACCTTGATCCTGCAAAGCTGTCATCATGGAGTGTTAAGGTGAACGGCAAGAGCTTTGAGGTCGTCACGGGAACACCAACTGCCGGGAAGGACCAGGTGCAATTTGATACAAGCACTGGTAACTTGATCTTCGGTAATGCGATTAGTAAAGACAGCTCAGTGGCTGTCGAATATGTATCAAAAACCAAAACCGAAACGACGTCTGCGATCACTAAGGACACACAGGCTCTGCAGCTTACAAATGGGGCACTAGATACTATCACAGGATTGAAATTGCATATCGGCACGGCTGCTCCGGAAAATCTGACACTTGAAGCAGTGACAGGTGAACCGAACAGCAGGAGAATCATGAGGGGGACTGAAGAGGTAGGAGTGCTGGATACCGTCACAGGCAACATCAAGGTTTCTGATGCTATGCGCACGCTGGCCGAATCAACAACGGATCCAATAAAGCTTGAACTGACCTATGATCAAAAGTATACCGATTTTTCCGTTTCTTCTTATAAAACGGGGAATGTGAAGGTGACTGAGAATTTCCTGGTGAAAGGTAATGAGTCCTTGAACCAGGTCATTAACGAGGTCAACTCCTCCAATGCAGGCGTCACGATGTTTTATGATGATTTTACCAAAAGCATGACCATGACGAGGAAGGAGACCGGAGATTTCAACACAGCTGGTAATGAGATCGATTTTTCCGGAAGCTTCATAGAAAATACCCTGGGATTTGCATCAGGCTTGGTGACGACAGTCGGAGCCAACGCTGAGTTTACCATCAATGGCCTAGATACAGAGCGGACATCGAATACTTTCGATATGAATGGCGTAACTTTCACATTGAAGCAGACCTTCAATACGAGTACAGAACCGGCATTGAACACAGATCCTGCGATTACGGTTAATATTAACAATGATACGACGAAAGTGTTTGATAATATTAAGAAATTCGTCGATAAATACAATGAACTGATAGATAAGATTCAAAAGAAAACGTCTGAAACATACTATAAAGATTATCAGCCGCTGACAGACGAACAGCGTGAATCCTTGAGTGAAAAGCAGCAGGAGCAGTGGGAAGAAAAGTCTAAAAGTGGCTTGTTGAGACGGGATTCGATCCTTACTGGAGCATTGTCGCAAATGCGGATGGATTTTTATACTCCTGTCGAGAATGCCGAGGTAAGCCCGTTGTTTAACCAACTGGCCAGCATCGGGATCACCACATCAGCTAATTACCTTGAAGGTGGGAAGCTGCAGATCAATGAGGCAGAATTGAAGAAGGCAATCGAAGCAGATCCACTGTCTGTCGAAAAATTATTCAATGCCTCTGGCGCGACTGATTCGCAAAAGGGAATTACACAAAGGTTATATGATACGGCTAATGAAATTATGGACAAGCTTAAGGCAAAGGCGGGGAATGCTTTTTCTACTAACCAGCAATTCAGCCTGGGAAAAGACTTGTTAAGCGTGGATAACCAGATTAAGCGTTTCGAATCCCGTCTGACTCAGGTGGAGGACCGTTACTGGCGCCAGTTCACGGCAATGGAAAAAGCGATTCAAAAAGCGAATAGCCAATCAGCATATCTCATGCAGCAGTTCAGTATGTAA
- the flaG gene encoding flagellar protein FlaG, whose translation MISSLSSNTSGSYIYETIKTKIDSIDSGSQTVAEENAAQVPVQEESQSIPKEKMEGVVEGLNKYLMQSNTALKFQYHEKLQEYYVTLVDEKTKEIVREIPPKKMLDFYAAMTEFLGLIVDKKI comes from the coding sequence ATGATTAGCAGTCTCTCTTCAAATACATCAGGTTCCTACATCTATGAAACGATTAAGACAAAGATTGATAGTATTGATAGCGGTTCACAGACCGTTGCAGAAGAAAATGCAGCACAAGTACCTGTGCAGGAAGAGTCGCAGTCGATTCCTAAAGAAAAAATGGAAGGTGTAGTTGAGGGGCTGAATAAGTATCTTATGCAAAGCAATACCGCTTTGAAATTCCAGTATCATGAGAAGCTGCAGGAATACTATGTGACCTTGGTAGATGAAAAAACAAAGGAAATCGTCAGGGAAATCCCGCCGAAGAAAATGCTTGATTTTTACGCGGCGATGACAGAATTCCTCGGATTAATAGTAGATAAAAAGATTTAA
- a CDS encoding YaaR family protein produces MDIQRVSKASLTKTGMKETVAKDSISFSEVVSQRRTDVTFERLSKKMQAIEEQGKKLVDTRSVENLKKYKKLVKDFMEDAVQNGLELKEHRGFNQRGSSKIYKLVKEVDSKLIDLTNSVLDKEKKGIDLLGLVGEIQGMLINIYT; encoded by the coding sequence ATGGACATTCAGCGTGTTTCCAAAGCTTCATTAACCAAGACAGGAATGAAGGAAACAGTCGCGAAGGATTCGATTTCTTTCAGTGAAGTGGTCAGTCAGCGTCGTACGGATGTTACTTTTGAGCGTTTAAGCAAGAAAATGCAGGCGATTGAGGAGCAAGGAAAAAAATTAGTTGATACCCGCTCAGTCGAAAACCTGAAGAAATATAAGAAGCTTGTAAAAGATTTCATGGAGGACGCTGTCCAAAATGGACTTGAGCTTAAAGAGCATAGAGGCTTCAATCAGCGTGGATCTTCGAAGATTTATAAGCTTGTCAAAGAAGTGGACAGCAAGTTGATCGACCTTACCAACTCGGTACTTGATAAGGAAAAGAAGGGAATTGACCTCTTAGGCCTTGTCGGTGAAATTCAGGGAATGTTGATTAATATTTATACGTAA
- a CDS encoding flagellin has product MRINHNISALNAYRNLAINNTNTAKSLEKLSSGLRINKASDDAAGLAISEKMRSQIRGLEMAERNALDGISLIQTAEGALSSSHEILQRMRELAVQAANDSYTDTDRAEIQKEINQLTSELNRIGNATEFNNASLLDGSRMNTLAPAGKAFADGKASQFDAVTGMDLTVGDAFEPGSYTVNVSKSSAGAFFANGKETQEIPLSINELTLTGTGTLIFAGNSISYDRSKGNPAPALNDTITLEMIDAATFSVKDSSGNINDTYTIGEQYNNHGIKFQIEDAAGFVAGDKAEFIINAQSSTLGTMQQGFAPGNTGKNNVGFTQPITVSTEAAAGEWTLTKNSTDWLVEFTPDGASTPTVSDTVAATDLYDNHGISFKFSTIDMADGDKITFNTPTTVPFYTYSIEMGGVEQEVAAKVADGVDPAVLAFDVTEGLVMNSFALKEGSFSFEVQEVTTGNDGSMNFQIGANSGQSVTLEVNDMRGISLGVTANIAGESSITLENGKQQKVWYADESVVVNGTNVEYAVDVSTHEKAQAAITIFSDAVQKVSSERARLGAIQNRLEHTVNNLKIMTENVTSSESRIRDLDMAKEMSNFTKNNILNQAAQAMLSQANQMPQGVLQLLK; this is encoded by the coding sequence ATGAGAATCAACCATAATATTTCTGCTTTGAATGCTTATCGCAATCTGGCGATTAATAATACCAACACAGCGAAAAGTCTGGAAAAATTGTCTTCAGGTCTAAGGATTAATAAGGCTTCCGATGATGCGGCTGGTCTTGCCATCTCCGAAAAGATGCGCTCGCAAATTCGCGGTCTGGAAATGGCAGAAAGAAATGCGCTCGACGGCATCTCTCTGATCCAGACAGCTGAAGGAGCTCTCTCCTCTTCCCATGAAATTCTTCAACGGATGCGTGAGCTGGCAGTGCAGGCGGCTAATGATTCCTACACGGATACAGATCGAGCAGAAATCCAGAAGGAAATCAATCAATTGACATCTGAACTTAATCGAATTGGCAATGCCACTGAGTTTAATAATGCTTCTCTTTTGGATGGCAGCAGGATGAATACGCTGGCTCCTGCAGGGAAGGCTTTTGCAGATGGAAAAGCAAGCCAGTTTGATGCTGTAACCGGAATGGATTTGACGGTTGGGGATGCATTTGAACCTGGAAGCTACACGGTGAATGTATCCAAATCATCTGCAGGAGCTTTCTTTGCAAATGGAAAAGAGACTCAGGAGATCCCCCTTTCCATAAACGAGCTTACTCTTACTGGAACAGGAACACTTATTTTTGCCGGAAATAGCATTTCCTATGACCGCAGCAAAGGCAACCCGGCACCGGCATTAAATGATACGATTACCCTTGAAATGATTGATGCTGCTACTTTTAGCGTAAAAGACAGCTCAGGTAATATCAATGATACCTACACGATTGGTGAACAATATAATAATCACGGCATTAAGTTCCAAATCGAAGACGCTGCTGGCTTTGTCGCAGGCGATAAGGCAGAATTTATCATTAATGCTCAGTCCAGCACTTTGGGAACCATGCAGCAGGGATTTGCACCAGGTAATACTGGGAAAAATAATGTTGGTTTCACACAGCCAATCACTGTTTCAACTGAGGCAGCGGCCGGTGAATGGACGCTGACGAAGAACAGTACGGACTGGTTGGTGGAGTTTACGCCAGACGGAGCAAGTACGCCGACTGTATCAGACACAGTAGCTGCTACGGACCTTTACGACAATCACGGCATATCTTTCAAGTTTTCCACTATTGATATGGCTGATGGAGACAAAATTACCTTCAATACGCCGACAACTGTGCCTTTTTACACATATTCCATAGAAATGGGTGGTGTTGAGCAGGAAGTAGCGGCAAAGGTTGCTGATGGTGTGGACCCGGCTGTATTGGCATTCGATGTAACCGAGGGCTTGGTAATGAACAGTTTTGCCTTGAAGGAAGGCTCCTTCAGCTTCGAGGTCCAAGAAGTCACTACTGGCAATGACGGATCAATGAACTTCCAGATTGGGGCGAACTCAGGCCAATCCGTTACATTGGAAGTAAATGATATGCGCGGGATTTCATTGGGAGTGACTGCCAATATTGCGGGTGAAAGCTCAATTACGTTGGAGAACGGTAAACAACAAAAGGTCTGGTATGCCGATGAGTCAGTTGTTGTAAACGGGACGAACGTGGAATATGCGGTAGATGTTTCTACCCATGAAAAAGCACAGGCAGCCATTACGATATTTTCTGATGCCGTCCAAAAGGTTTCTTCAGAACGAGCACGCCTTGGCGCAATTCAGAACCGTCTGGAGCATACGGTGAACAACTTGAAAATCATGACTGAAAACGTGACGTCCTCTGAATCCCGTATCCGCGATCTTGATATGGCAAAGGAAATGTCCAATTTTACAAAGAATAATATTCTGAACCAGGCTGCACAGGCAATGCTTTCACAGGCTAACCAGATGCCACAGGGAGTTCTGCAATTATTGAAATAA
- the fliS gene encoding flagellar export chaperone FliS: MMEALTKDVIFKKSPQELTALLYEGIIDNLEQAIELINEKSYVQANAKLQRTNDILHRLGVGLKYEAGPIGQQLDMLYNYMADQIIIANVKKDVSILRDMITLIEPIIHAWNEILKKKVNVSQSSTVRKVSAYENSIMRVQN, from the coding sequence ATGATGGAGGCACTGACAAAGGACGTCATATTCAAGAAAAGTCCCCAGGAACTGACGGCTCTCCTGTATGAAGGAATCATCGATAATCTGGAGCAGGCGATCGAATTGATCAATGAAAAGTCCTATGTGCAGGCAAATGCCAAATTGCAGAGGACAAATGATATTTTACATAGACTTGGAGTTGGACTGAAGTATGAGGCAGGTCCTATTGGACAGCAGCTGGACATGCTATATAACTATATGGCAGATCAAATCATCATTGCGAATGTTAAGAAAGATGTTTCAATCCTGAGGGATATGATTACATTGATTGAGCCGATTATCCATGCCTGGAATGAAATTTTAAAGAAAAAAGTGAATGTCTCTCAATCCAGCACCGTACGTAAGGTGTCAGCTTATGAAAATAGCATAATGAGAGTTCAAAACTAA
- a CDS encoding EscU/YscU/HrcU family type III secretion system export apparatus switch protein, with protein MNNLYFNQKNRRQLNGPSAAVIKYDDNTGKSPTVVAQGNGAVAQQIIELAKKNNVHLQADSSLLQNLLDIDLGDSVPPQLYGVIAEIFILLEELEKNY; from the coding sequence ATGAACAATCTTTATTTTAACCAGAAAAACAGAAGGCAGCTGAACGGCCCTTCGGCGGCTGTCATTAAATATGATGATAATACCGGTAAGTCTCCGACCGTGGTGGCACAGGGAAATGGGGCAGTCGCGCAGCAAATCATTGAGCTTGCGAAGAAAAATAACGTCCATCTCCAAGCGGACTCCTCACTGCTTCAGAATTTGCTCGACATTGACCTTGGAGATTCTGTCCCGCCACAGCTATACGGAGTCATTGCGGAGATCTTCATCCTGCTTGAGGAATTGGAGAAAAACTATTAA